From one Pagrus major chromosome 21, Pma_NU_1.0 genomic stretch:
- the LOC141016478 gene encoding tiggy-winkle hedgehog protein-like encodes MVLMRVMLSMALCLLLASVASGCGPGRGYGKRRHPKKLTPLALKQFIPNVAEKTLGASGKYEGKITRNSERFKDLTPNYNPDIIFKDEENTNADRLMTQRCKDKLNSLAISVMNQWPGVKLRVTEGWDEDGHHSEESLHYEGRAVDITTSDRDKSKYGMLSRLAVEAGFDWVYYESKAHIHCSVKAENSVAAKSGGCFPGSSTVILADGRTKPLKELHVGDKVLATDQQGNIVPSDFLMFLDQDRHHTREFFVLETDEPHHRLTLTPTHLVFVINNNTENSDIRAVFASDIKPGQRLHAVGNDWPHHLISARVIRISVEHNEGSYAPITSHGTIIVDGVLASCYAVVDNHDLAHSVFAPVRLWHSFLSLVGLLKELDSVNQADGVHWYPELLYHVGGWLLDSDSFHPKS; translated from the exons ATGGTCCTGATGAGAGTGATGCTGTCGATGGCCCTCTGCCTGCTGCTGGCGTCCGTCGCCTCTGGTTGCGGACCGGGCAGGGGATACGGGAAGCGGAGGCACCCCAAGAAGCTCACACCGCTTGCTCTTAAACAATTCATCCCCAACGTGGCGGAGAAAACGCTGGGAGCCAGCGGAAAGTACGAAGGCAAGATCACCCGCAACTCGGAAAGATTCAAGGACCTGACTCCCAACTACAACCCCGATATTATTTTTAAGGATGAGGAGAACACCAACGCGGACCGGCTCATGACACAA CGGTGTAAGGACAAACTGAACTCTTTGGCTATTTCAGTCATGAATCAATGGCCTGGGGTTAAACTTCGGGTCACAGAGGGCTGGGATGAGGACGGCCATCATTCTGAGGAGTCTCTGCACTATGAGGGCCGAGCGGTGGACATCACCACCTCAGACCGGGACAAGAGCAAGTATGGCATGCTGTCCAGGCTGGCTGTGGAGGCGGGCTTTGACTGGGTCTACTATGAGTCCAAAGCCCACATCCACTGCTCTGTGAAAGCAG AAAACTCAGTGGCAGCTAAGTCTGGAGGTTGCTTCCCTGGTTCGTCCACGGTGATCCTGGCAGATGGAAGGACTAAACCACTGAAAGAGCTCCATGTGGGGGATAAGGTGCTGGCTACTGACCAACAAGGAAATATTGTTCCCAGTGATTTTCTTATGTTCTTGGACCAGGACCGACACCACACCCGAGAGTTCTTTGTCCTAGAGACTGATGAGCCACACCACAGACTGACACTGACTCCAACTCACCTTGTCTTTGTTATAAACAACAATACCGAGAACAGCGACATTAGGGCTGTGTTCGCCAGTGATATAAAACCAGGACAGCGGCTTCATGCTGTTGGGAATGACTGGCCACACCATCTTATCTCTGCAAGAGTGATAAGAATTTCTGTGGAGCATAATGAAGGATCATATGCACCTATAACATCTCATGGAACCATCATAGTTGATGGGGTTTTGGCATCCTGCTATGCTGTGGTTGATAATCATGACCTTGCACACTCGGTTTTCGCACCAGTACGACTGTGGCACTCCTTCTTGTCACTGGTTGGGCTGTTGAAAGAGCTCGACAGTGTGAATCAAGCGGACGGTGTCCACTGGTATCCAGAGCTCCTGTACCATGTGGGAGGTTGGCTTTTGGACAGCGACTCTTTTCACCCAAAAAGCTGA